Proteins from a single region of Macaca fascicularis isolate 582-1 chromosome 5, T2T-MFA8v1.1:
- the FAM241A gene encoding uncharacterized protein FAM241A isoform X2, producing MCSARELLRGGDGGERDEDGDALAEQAAAGTERDPDASPRRRGQRPKENEQSFPLLPKQECNGRISAYCSLHFPGSSNCFASAYQVPGTTGAYHHA from the exons ATGTGCTCAGCCAGGGAGCTGCTGCGGGGCGGCGACGGCGGGGAGCGCGACGAGGACGGGGACGCGCTGGCGGAGCAGGCGGCGGCAGGGACCGAGCGGGATCCCGATGCGAGCCCGCGGCGGCGCGGACAGCGGCCGAAAGAGAACGAGCAG agttttcctctgttgcccaagcaggagtgcaatggtaggatctcagcttactgcagcctccatttcccaggttcaagcaattgttttgcctcagcctaccaagttcctgggactacaggtgcgtaccaccatgcctga